The following proteins are encoded in a genomic region of Nicotiana sylvestris chromosome 4, ASM39365v2, whole genome shotgun sequence:
- the LOC104242122 gene encoding UPF0481 protein At3g47200-like: MAHSIEVTPIDHQTPLLRQATKDDEIEDGRKDDHLIEIKERLKLQRDKSLNQIFDERFEDLDNSSIKSTTIFKVNAAIRESNPDAYTPKIISIGPYHRKNQEFHSMEKYKLLCLRRFIRRKEGLDVESCIKQMEELKDEALKCYDDIDSDIVGKFSEILLLDGCFVVEFLRDPLIINAQWMVSQVCRDLLLLENQLPFFVLAKLHDMIKRPEDLEPDFIRMVKSALCHISPSKIPFLKSEIDGDEKKFDHLLHVVHMFCRPSEMPKTSQISNSSTRKECCNIKRFLGKNLRIFRSNKISTSNIWQYWQAPSATELYEAGASFLKLGSFEQDLMDRTTMFDIKFENGAIQIPCLVVGDSTEAFLRNLIAYEQHSTNLYPKCFLDYVDIMGQLIKSRKDVNLLRLNGIILNGLADDGEVANMFNKLGEGIVVVAGSTYYAEASRKMSQHCKKPWNQIIANLRQNYFSSPWAGASTVAAVILLILTAMQTVLAFTGGIK; this comes from the exons ATGGCACACTCTATTGAGGTTACCCCAATTGATCACCAAACTCCACTGCTTCGTCAAGCAACAAAAGATGATGAG ATAGAAGACGGGAGGAAAGATGATCATTTAATCGAGATCAAGGAGCGATTAAAGTTACAAAGAGATAAATCTTTGAATCAAATCTTTGATGAAAGATTTGAGGATTTGGACAATTCATCTATCAAATCCACTACCATATTCAAAGTAAATGCGGCCATTCGCGAATCAAACCCAGATGCTTATACGCCAAAGATCATCTCCATAGGTCCTTACCATAGAAAAAATCAAGAATTTCACTCAATGGAAAAGTACAAACTATTATGCTTACGGCGGTTTATCCGGCGGAAAGAGGGGCTTGATGTGGAAAGTTGCATTAAACAAATGGAGGAACTAAAGGATGAAGCACTAAAGTGTTATGACGATATAGACAGTGATATTGTTGGCAAATTTTCGGAAATATTGTTACTTGATGGCTGTTTTGTGGTTGAGTTTCTTCGAGACCCCCTAATTATCAACGCGCAATGGATGGTGTCTCAAGTATGTCGAGATTTATTGCTACTAGAAAACCAACTCCCTTTCTTTGTCCTCGCCAAACTTCATGACATGATTAAGCGTCCTGAAGATCTAGAACCCGACTTCATACGTATGGTGAAATCGGCTCTTTGTCATATTTCGCCAAGTAAGATACCTTTTCTCAAATCAGAAATTGATGGTGATGAAAAAAAATTCGATCATTTACTTCATGTGGTACACATGTTTTGTCGTCCATCAGAGATGCCGAAAACTAGCCAAATCTCGAATTCTAGCACGAGAAAGGAATGTTGCAATATTAAAAGATTTCTTGGAAAGAACTTGCGAATATTTAGGTCAAATAAAATCTCTACCTCTAATATTTGGCAGTATTGGCAAGCTCCAAGTGCAACAGAGCTTTATGAAGCTGGAGCTAGTTTCTTAAAATTAGGAAGTTTCGAACAAGATCTTATGGACAGAACAACTATGTTTGATATCAAGTTTGAGAATGGAGCGATACAAATTCCTTGTTTAGTAGTTGGTGATTCAACGGAGGCCTTTCTGAGAAATTTGATAGCTTATGAGCAACACTCGACTAACTTATATCCTAAATGTTTTTTGGATTATGTAGATATAATGGGTCAACTTATTAAGTCACGTAAAGATGTGAATTTATTACGCCTAAATGGAATCATCCTTAACGGGCTAGCAGATGACGGAGAAGTGGCTAACATGTTCAATAAACTTGGAGAAGGGATCGTGGTTGTTGCTGGCAGCACCTATTACGCTGAAGCGAGCAGAAAAATGAGTCAACATTGCAAAAAGCCGTGGAATCAAATTATTGCAAATTTGAGGCAAAATTATTTTAGTAGTCCTTGGGCAGGAGCTTCAACTGTGGCAGCAGTCATACTCCTCATACTCACGGCTATGCAGACAGTTCTAGCTTTCACGGGTGGTATTAAGTAG